A DNA window from Luteolibacter luteus contains the following coding sequences:
- a CDS encoding autotransporter-associated beta strand repeat-containing protein, with protein MKPRLPICTFLPLLGLSICQAGVNFSWEADLEGWTSAEGCSIVQSPTGATDGTQALAITTPMTSMWYSTPTQINLEQAARQSIFTGATELTLDLSYPDPGYNSWISDPSVEVIIQGEGVSWSPLGVRTISVGAAPQTFTWPLTVGQAASLANGSWAQIILKFTYGNGGTSTPNAVFYVDKLSSTVVIEPPPTTTHFWKGDISDSWAALNWTEDPEGTTPAAALPSNGSAGIGFSAAGAVNLSTVLGADQNVRSMIFSSSSGPIDIGGTHNLTLGEEGILMEAGGGPVTINTTGQVILGADQLWANNSGAMLSVDSVVSGNAELTTGGSGITFLLKPNTHTMGTKVQQGTLVVGDAQALGPATTLLTVAGGTVDLNGLSPTIGGLAGGLGGVITNLVSEPSTLTIDDTAGSTYGGAINDSFSGAISVVKKGTGPLVLGGNSTFSGSFVIEEGEVTANTSLFGAPTASSLGNAQFPDRVITVEEAGSLLFNINNVFGNQQANMSALPTIRLNGSSLNATRYNLIGNVVLNGGTLSHGSSDGGNYLGYQFKGQIDAIGTAPSYITTANGKGNHLSDETFFNVADVTGNAEADLVVSAPLTNQSGDFGTAPGGLSKTGPGTLSLENLNTYSGPTKVLEGTLSLTTPSLSDLAAVELSPGAVLDLNFADVDTVGSFVVNGAPKAQGTWGAVGSGADHESTQITGTGLLVVPGDPFADWIAGYPSLTGANAARGADPDLDGLTNLEEFAFNGDPTDKTISGKLRTRVETIGPAQALVITLPVRTGSVLSGTAPVMLATGNMSYEIGGTNDLSAFNQTVFEVTPALVGAPELPPLDAGWAYRTFRLDGNVGGGNPRGPKGFLQARIIDEAN; from the coding sequence ATGAAACCCCGTCTCCCGATCTGCACTTTTCTCCCTCTGCTAGGCCTGTCGATTTGCCAAGCGGGCGTCAACTTCTCCTGGGAGGCCGACCTCGAGGGCTGGACCTCTGCGGAAGGCTGCTCGATCGTCCAATCGCCCACTGGTGCAACCGATGGCACCCAAGCACTGGCTATCACCACGCCGATGACTTCGATGTGGTATTCCACGCCCACCCAGATCAATCTCGAACAAGCTGCCCGCCAATCGATTTTCACCGGCGCAACCGAACTTACCCTCGATCTCAGCTATCCCGATCCGGGCTACAATTCCTGGATCTCGGACCCGAGCGTGGAAGTCATCATCCAGGGAGAGGGCGTCTCATGGTCGCCGCTCGGCGTCCGCACGATCTCCGTGGGTGCCGCACCGCAGACCTTCACGTGGCCGCTGACCGTCGGGCAAGCGGCATCGTTGGCGAATGGATCATGGGCGCAGATCATCCTCAAGTTCACCTATGGCAACGGTGGCACGTCCACCCCCAATGCAGTCTTCTACGTGGACAAGCTTTCATCCACCGTCGTGATCGAGCCGCCGCCGACCACCACGCACTTTTGGAAAGGGGATATCAGCGATAGTTGGGCGGCGCTCAACTGGACGGAGGATCCGGAAGGTACGACTCCCGCCGCGGCCCTGCCTTCCAATGGCAGCGCCGGTATCGGCTTCTCGGCAGCGGGCGCGGTGAATCTATCCACGGTCCTGGGCGCGGACCAGAACGTCCGATCGATGATCTTCTCCTCGTCCTCCGGCCCGATCGATATCGGAGGCACGCACAATCTGACATTGGGCGAAGAAGGAATCCTGATGGAAGCAGGCGGGGGGCCGGTGACGATCAATACGACGGGGCAAGTGATCCTCGGGGCGGATCAATTGTGGGCGAACAATTCCGGGGCCATGCTTTCGGTCGATTCGGTGGTCAGTGGCAATGCCGAACTCACGACCGGTGGCAGTGGCATAACCTTCCTCCTCAAACCGAACACCCATACCATGGGAACGAAGGTCCAGCAGGGAACGCTCGTTGTCGGGGATGCGCAGGCGCTAGGTCCAGCGACCACCCTCCTCACCGTGGCTGGCGGCACTGTTGATCTCAATGGCCTCAGCCCGACGATTGGCGGCCTCGCGGGAGGGCTGGGTGGAGTCATCACCAATCTCGTCTCCGAACCATCCACGCTCACCATCGATGACACCGCGGGCAGCACTTACGGCGGTGCGATCAATGACAGCTTCAGCGGTGCCATCTCGGTGGTGAAGAAAGGCACTGGTCCTCTTGTCCTGGGAGGAAACAGCACCTTCAGCGGCAGCTTCGTGATCGAGGAGGGTGAGGTCACCGCGAACACCTCGCTCTTCGGGGCACCCACCGCGAGCAGTCTCGGCAATGCCCAATTTCCCGATCGCGTCATCACGGTGGAAGAAGCGGGTTCGCTCCTTTTCAACATCAACAATGTCTTTGGCAACCAGCAGGCAAACATGTCTGCCCTGCCGACCATCCGTCTCAATGGCAGCTCCCTGAATGCCACCCGCTACAACCTGATCGGCAACGTCGTCCTGAACGGCGGGACCTTATCTCACGGATCCTCGGATGGCGGGAACTATCTGGGCTATCAGTTCAAGGGACAGATCGATGCCATCGGCACCGCGCCTTCCTACATCACCACTGCGAATGGCAAGGGCAACCACCTCTCGGATGAGACGTTCTTCAACGTGGCGGACGTCACGGGAAATGCCGAAGCCGATCTCGTCGTCTCCGCGCCTCTAACAAACCAGTCGGGGGACTTTGGCACGGCTCCTGGAGGTTTGAGCAAGACGGGCCCCGGCACCTTGTCGCTGGAAAATCTTAATACCTACTCCGGACCCACCAAGGTGTTGGAGGGAACGCTGAGCCTGACGACTCCCAGTCTCAGCGACTTGGCCGCGGTGGAGCTTTCCCCGGGTGCGGTGCTCGACCTGAACTTCGCCGATGTCGATACCGTCGGCTCCTTCGTGGTGAATGGCGCGCCGAAGGCACAGGGCACCTGGGGGGCGGTCGGCTCGGGAGCGGACCATGAATCCACCCAGATCACCGGCACCGGCTTGCTGGTCGTGCCGGGAGATCCCTTCGCCGATTGGATCGCAGGGTATCCGAGCCTGACCGGTGCGAACGCTGCGCGCGGGGCTGATCCGGATCTCGACGGCCTCACGAACCTGGAAGAATTCGCCTTTAACGGCGACCCGACGGATAAGACGATCTCGGGCAAGCTGCGCACCAGGGTGGAGACGATCGGGCCGGCCCAAGCTCTGGTTATCACGCTCCCAGTTCGCACCGGGTCCGTGCTCTCCGGCACTGCCCCCGTCATGCTGGCGACGGGGAATATGAGCTATGAGATCGGTGGCACAAATGACCTGTCTGCCTTTAACCAGACGGTTTTCGAGGTTACACCGGCACTCGTCGGCGCTCCGGAGCTTCCGCCGCTCGACGCGGGCTGGGCCTACCGGACCTTCCGTTTGGACGGGAACGTGGGTGGCGGCAATCCGCGGGGGCCGAAGGGCTTTCTCCAAGCCCGCATCATCGACGAGGCAAATTGA
- a CDS encoding glutaredoxin family protein: MSNLPILYIKPGCPWCDDVVDFLKKKKVSVKHVVVSGNPAAMKEMVDLSGQTKAPTMDWHGEVLADFGVEELVPFLEERNVI, encoded by the coding sequence ATGTCCAATCTACCCATTCTCTACATCAAGCCCGGCTGTCCCTGGTGCGATGACGTCGTCGATTTCCTCAAGAAGAAGAAGGTTTCGGTGAAGCACGTGGTCGTTTCCGGGAATCCGGCTGCGATGAAGGAGATGGTGGATCTTTCCGGCCAGACGAAGGCCCCGACGATGGACTGGCATGGTGAGGTGCTGGCGGACTTCGGCGTCGAGGAACTGGTGCCTTTCCTTGAAGAGCGGAATGTGATCTGA